In bacterium, one genomic interval encodes:
- a CDS encoding DUF3795 domain-containing protein has translation MHEYGAYCGLDCDACEARLAHVDNDLAKLEELARKAREEWGMADATAEDTRCVGCYGDPPDPLIGYCLECGIRACARGRGVSTCAECPDYACEQLRGFIEKSPEAKGNLEARRAEM, from the coding sequence ATGCACGAATATGGGGCTTACTGCGGGCTGGACTGCGACGCCTGCGAGGCGCGGCTGGCCCACGTGGACAACGACTTGGCCAAATTGGAAGAGCTGGCCCGCAAGGCCCGCGAGGAGTGGGGCATGGCCGACGCCACCGCCGAGGACACCCGCTGCGTCGGCTGTTACGGCGACCCGCCCGACCCGCTCATCGGGTACTGCCTCGAGTGCGGCATCCGGGCCTGCGCCCGGGGGAGGGGTGTTTCCACCTGCGCCGAGTGCCCCGACTACGCCTGCGAGCAACTCCGGGGTTTCATCGAAAAGTCCCCCGAGGCCAAGGGGAACCTGGAGGCCCGCCGAGCTGAGATGTAA